A genomic window from Flavobacterium azooxidireducens includes:
- a CDS encoding TonB-dependent receptor, whose product MRYFIILFFLLWFGFSSYGQFTLSGKITNEKNQPLTGSHIHTKYLNTASNPIGEFEINGLPKGELRVYISYLGYKTCDTLVDITEDVVLNVKLKPSETTLEEITVKQKVTQVSNSLAEQQISKESMERNSSKTLAEALKEVSGVSLLRTGTSIVKPVINGLHSSRVPIFSNQVRLEDQQWGTEHAPNFDLNSAGKISVIKGASGLQYSGDAVGGMVVIESTNVKQDTLFGKTMISGSSNGRGGTISSSIHKGNPEGWRWNALGTFTYFGDREAPDYILSNSGNRELNFSGDVSYVKETYELSAFYSLYNATIGILSASHIGNVTDLYNSINNQIPSVINDFTYSIQHPKQAIQHHLVKLNYLQKLDESSSISTFYSLQFNKRNEFDLRRDNENKAALDLELTTHSLQSDYKKEWNQFSLKTGISGLFQNNFADPRTGVRPLIPTYVRFDAGLYGVGTYEIKEDLVVDGGVRYDFSTIEATKYYLKSRWIERGYQADFGNIIVGETSDQWLTKPQFTFHNISASLGIRKDFQSEWKWLNNISLSNRNPNPSEFFSNGLHHSTGQIELGDLRLKKEESIKFSSSLSKKWNSFSMEINPYFHHITNFMYLRPIGFETTIRGAFPVWEFQQTNARLLGIDFHSQWNISSNWQHKFSFAYVNGEDLIKNQPLIDMPPMNISTSIQYKKPEWNGLVLELQSESVFRQHRYPNFNFETEIIVDGEFVPVLVDISTPPKAYQLFHFYSEMKFKTFKKLDTTIAFSVQNILNINYRDYLNRQRFFVDEMGRNIQLQLKFNY is encoded by the coding sequence ATGCGATACTTTATTATCCTTTTCTTCTTGTTATGGTTTGGATTTTCGAGCTATGGTCAATTCACGCTAAGTGGAAAAATCACCAATGAAAAAAACCAACCGCTAACCGGAAGTCACATTCATACCAAGTACCTGAATACCGCCAGTAATCCAATTGGCGAATTCGAAATCAACGGTTTGCCCAAAGGTGAATTGCGGGTGTATATTTCCTATTTGGGATATAAAACCTGTGATACCTTAGTAGATATTACCGAAGATGTGGTGCTGAATGTGAAGTTGAAACCTTCCGAAACCACTTTGGAAGAAATTACGGTGAAGCAAAAAGTTACGCAAGTAAGCAACAGTTTAGCTGAACAGCAAATTTCTAAAGAATCGATGGAGCGAAACAGTTCCAAAACCTTGGCAGAAGCATTGAAAGAAGTCTCCGGTGTTTCCCTTTTAAGAACCGGAACGAGTATTGTAAAACCGGTTATTAACGGTTTGCACAGCAGTCGAGTTCCTATTTTTTCCAATCAAGTTCGGCTGGAAGATCAACAATGGGGAACCGAGCACGCTCCGAATTTTGATTTGAATTCCGCCGGAAAAATTTCGGTTATCAAAGGTGCTTCGGGTCTCCAATACAGCGGCGATGCTGTGGGCGGAATGGTTGTCATCGAATCAACTAACGTCAAGCAAGATACTTTATTTGGAAAAACAATGATCAGCGGTTCATCCAACGGTCGTGGCGGAACGATAAGTTCGAGCATTCACAAAGGAAATCCGGAAGGTTGGCGATGGAATGCGTTGGGAACGTTCACTTATTTTGGTGATCGAGAAGCTCCTGATTACATTTTATCCAATTCCGGAAATCGTGAACTGAATTTTTCGGGCGATGTTTCGTATGTGAAAGAAACCTATGAACTATCTGCTTTTTATAGTTTATACAATGCCACGATTGGTATTTTAAGTGCTTCGCATATTGGAAATGTGACGGATTTATACAATTCCATCAACAACCAAATTCCGTCTGTGATTAACGATTTTACGTATTCAATTCAACATCCAAAACAAGCCATTCAACATCATTTGGTGAAACTGAATTATTTGCAAAAGTTGGATGAAAGCAGTTCGATTTCCACTTTTTATTCGCTTCAATTTAATAAACGAAATGAGTTTGATTTGCGAAGAGATAATGAGAACAAAGCGGCTTTGGATTTGGAATTGACAACTCACTCACTTCAATCGGATTATAAAAAAGAGTGGAATCAATTTAGTTTGAAAACGGGAATTAGCGGGTTATTTCAAAACAATTTTGCCGATCCAAGAACCGGTGTCAGACCTTTAATTCCAACATATGTTCGTTTTGATGCCGGTTTGTATGGCGTTGGAACGTATGAAATCAAAGAAGATTTAGTTGTAGATGGTGGAGTTCGTTATGATTTTTCAACCATTGAAGCAACAAAATACTATTTGAAATCTCGTTGGATAGAACGCGGTTATCAAGCTGATTTTGGTAATATTATTGTGGGCGAAACTTCCGATCAATGGTTAACTAAGCCGCAATTTACATTTCACAACATTTCGGCGAGTTTGGGAATTCGGAAAGATTTTCAGTCGGAATGGAAATGGTTAAACAACATCAGTTTATCCAACAGAAATCCGAATCCTTCTGAATTTTTTTCCAATGGTTTGCATCATTCTACCGGACAAATTGAGTTGGGCGATTTACGTTTGAAAAAAGAAGAATCGATTAAATTTTCCTCTTCCTTATCAAAAAAATGGAATTCGTTTTCGATGGAAATCAATCCGTATTTTCATCATATTACCAACTTTATGTATCTTCGTCCTATTGGGTTTGAAACCACGATTCGAGGAGCTTTCCCCGTATGGGAATTTCAACAAACCAATGCTCGATTACTCGGGATTGATTTTCATTCGCAATGGAATATTTCATCCAATTGGCAACATAAATTTTCATTTGCTTATGTAAACGGTGAGGATTTAATTAAAAATCAACCTTTGATTGATATGCCACCGATGAACATTTCAACTTCCATACAATACAAAAAACCGGAGTGGAATGGATTGGTTTTAGAACTTCAATCGGAATCTGTTTTCCGTCAACATCGTTATCCCAACTTCAATTTTGAAACAGAGATTATCGTTGATGGCGAATTTGTTCCGGTTTTGGTTGATATCAGCACGCCGCCAAAAGCCTATCAATTGTTTCATTTTTATTCGGAAATGAAATTTAAAACGTTCAAAAAATTGGATACAACAATTGCTTTTTCAGTTCAAAATATTTTAAACATAAACTACCGTGACTACTTAAATCGTCAACGTTTTTTTGTTGATGAAATGGGTAGAAACATTCAATTACAATTAAAATTTAATTATTAA
- a CDS encoding REP-associated tyrosine transposase translates to MKEGYVIRDQNLPHFLTATIVDWVDVFSRKSYRDCVIECLDYCIKNKGMILYSYVIMTNHIHMIVQSKEGKLSDLIRDFKKYTSKTILEKIQSEPESRREWMLERFQLATKTHIRNKNFQFWQLGNHAEEIYSEKFMWSKIDYIHLNPVRAGLVEKAAHYLYSSASNYVHNEGIIKIELVDIPLNSKLNLNSFMKDISCDNLHSAKSGDICGALCY, encoded by the coding sequence ATGAAAGAAGGATATGTTATTAGAGACCAAAATTTGCCACACTTTTTAACCGCCACAATTGTCGACTGGGTCGATGTTTTTTCCAGAAAATCATATCGAGATTGTGTTATTGAATGTTTAGACTATTGCATCAAAAACAAAGGAATGATTTTATATAGTTATGTGATTATGACGAATCACATTCACATGATTGTTCAGTCAAAAGAAGGTAAATTGTCTGATTTAATTCGTGATTTTAAGAAATATACCTCAAAAACCATACTTGAGAAAATTCAGTCTGAACCTGAAAGCAGAAGAGAATGGATGTTAGAACGTTTTCAATTGGCAACAAAGACTCATATCAGAAATAAAAATTTTCAATTTTGGCAATTAGGAAATCATGCAGAAGAAATTTACTCAGAGAAGTTTATGTGGTCAAAAATTGACTATATTCATTTAAATCCTGTTCGTGCAGGATTAGTTGAAAAAGCAGCTCACTATCTCTATTCAAGTGCTTCAAATTATGTGCATAATGAAGGAATAATTAAAATTGAGTTGGTTGACATTCCTCTAAATAGCAAATTAAACCTCAATTCATTTATGAAAGACATTAGTTGTGATAACTTACATTCCGCAAAGTCGGGAGACATTTGCGGAGCTTTGTGCTATTAA
- a CDS encoding REP-associated tyrosine transposase: MKEGYVIRDQNLPHFLTATIVDWVDVFSRKSYRDCVIECLDYCIKNKGMILYSYVIMTNHIHMIVQSKEGKLSDLIRDFKKYTSKTILEKIQSEPESRREWMLERFQLATKTHIRNKNFQFWQLGNHAEEIYSEKFMWSKIDYIHLNPRSAKCSSKNSL; this comes from the coding sequence ATGAAAGAAGGATATGTTATTAGAGACCAAAATTTGCCACACTTTTTAACCGCCACAATTGTCGACTGGGTCGATGTTTTTTCCAGAAAATCATATCGAGATTGTGTTATTGAATGTTTAGACTATTGCATCAAAAACAAAGGAATGATTTTATATAGTTATGTGATTATGACGAATCACATTCACATGATTGTTCAGTCAAAAGAAGGTAAATTGTCTGATTTAATTCGTGATTTTAAGAAATATACCTCAAAAACCATACTTGAGAAAATTCAGTCTGAACCTGAAAGCAGAAGAGAATGGATGTTAGAACGTTTTCAATTGGCAACAAAGACTCATATCAGAAATAAAAATTTTCAATTTTGGCAATTAGGAAATCATGCAGAAGAAATTTACTCAGAGAAGTTTATGTGGTCAAAAATTGACTATATTCATTTAAACCCCCGCTCCGCAAAGTGTTCTAGTAAAAATTCCCTATGA
- a CDS encoding type II toxin-antitoxin system VapC family toxin, whose translation MKIDFIADTNFLVYIHEGNPNVEPFLNYNFGMSFISEVELLGFKGIKKTEEIKLKELISDTFNIDWNLKIKEQTIELRKKYNIKLPDAIIASTSLVYGLPLVTADKGFSKIDELDLILVEF comes from the coding sequence ATGAAGATTGATTTTATAGCTGATACAAATTTCTTGGTTTACATTCACGAAGGAAATCCTAACGTAGAACCTTTTTTGAACTATAATTTTGGAATGTCTTTTATTTCAGAAGTTGAATTACTTGGTTTTAAAGGAATCAAAAAAACTGAAGAAATAAAATTAAAAGAATTAATAAGCGACACCTTTAATATAGATTGGAATTTAAAAATCAAAGAACAAACTATTGAATTAAGAAAAAAGTATAATATAAAATTACCTGACGCGATTATTGCTTCAACATCTCTGGTATATGGATTACCTTTGGTAACCGCTGATAAAGGATTTTCAAAAATAGATGAGTTAGATTTAATATTAGTTGAATTTTAA
- a CDS encoding aspartate-semialdehyde dehydrogenase, producing MRVAVVGATGMVGEVMLQVLAERNFPITELIPVASEKSVGKEIEFKGNKYKVVGLQTAVEMRPDIALFSAGGETSLAWAPKFAEAGTTVIDNSSAWRMDPTKKLVVPEINASELTKEDKIIANPNCSTIQMVMVLNPLHKKYNVKRVIVSTYQSITGTGVKAVQQLENEYAGVKGEMAYPYPIHRNAIPQCDVFEDNGYTKEEMKLVRETQKIMGDRSIAVTATAIRIPVVGGHSEAVNVEFSNDFDVNEVRSILHNTSGVTVQDNLDTKTYPMPIYAQGKDDVFVGRIRRDESQPNTLNMWIVADNLRKGAATNTVQIAEYLVENKLV from the coding sequence ATGAGAGTTGCCGTTGTTGGTGCTACCGGAATGGTAGGCGAAGTAATGCTTCAAGTTTTAGCAGAAAGAAATTTTCCGATTACGGAATTAATTCCGGTTGCTTCTGAAAAGTCGGTTGGAAAAGAAATTGAATTCAAAGGAAATAAATATAAGGTGGTTGGATTGCAAACAGCTGTAGAAATGCGTCCCGATATTGCCTTATTTTCTGCCGGTGGTGAAACTTCATTAGCTTGGGCACCCAAATTTGCTGAAGCAGGCACAACCGTTATCGACAATTCTTCCGCTTGGCGAATGGATCCTACTAAAAAATTAGTGGTTCCTGAAATCAATGCTTCGGAACTAACCAAAGAAGATAAAATTATTGCTAATCCAAACTGTTCAACGATTCAAATGGTGATGGTTTTGAATCCATTACATAAAAAATACAACGTAAAACGAGTGATTGTTTCCACCTATCAATCCATTACCGGAACGGGTGTAAAAGCGGTTCAACAATTGGAAAATGAATATGCCGGTGTGAAAGGCGAAATGGCGTATCCGTATCCAATTCACCGAAATGCCATCCCGCAATGTGATGTGTTTGAAGACAACGGCTACACCAAAGAAGAAATGAAATTGGTTCGTGAAACCCAAAAAATTATGGGCGACAGAAGCATTGCCGTGACTGCAACTGCTATCCGAATTCCTGTTGTCGGCGGACACAGTGAAGCCGTAAATGTTGAATTTTCAAATGATTTTGATGTGAATGAAGTGCGTTCGATTTTACACAACACTTCGGGCGTTACCGTTCAAGATAATTTAGACACCAAAACCTATCCAATGCCAATTTATGCACAAGGAAAAGATGATGTTTTTGTCGGTAGAATTCGCCGTGATGAAAGTCAGCCGAACACGTTAAATATGTGGATTGTGGCCGATAATTTGCGTAAAGGTGCAGCAACAAATACAGTGCAAATTGCGGAGTATTTGGTGGAGAATAAATTAGTTTAA
- the mscL gene encoding large-conductance mechanosensitive channel protein MscL encodes MFKEFKNFIMTGNVIEFAVAVIMAGAVGAVVNGFVSDIVMPIVGMLTGGVDFSEMKVVLQAAVAESEGVAAVPEVAIRWGAWVNTLVNLVIVGFVMFMIIKAYNKMRKPKEEAPAPPAGPTQEQLLTEIRDLLKK; translated from the coding sequence ATGTTTAAAGAATTCAAGAATTTCATCATGACAGGAAACGTAATTGAATTTGCGGTTGCTGTAATTATGGCTGGAGCTGTTGGTGCTGTAGTCAACGGATTTGTGAGCGACATCGTTATGCCTATTGTAGGAATGTTAACCGGGGGTGTTGATTTTTCTGAAATGAAAGTAGTTTTACAAGCTGCTGTAGCAGAATCTGAAGGTGTTGCCGCCGTTCCCGAAGTTGCCATTCGTTGGGGTGCTTGGGTAAATACCTTAGTTAATTTAGTTATTGTTGGTTTTGTAATGTTTATGATAATTAAGGCTTACAACAAAATGAGAAAGCCAAAAGAAGAGGCTCCTGCTCCACCAGCCGGACCAACGCAAGAGCAATTGCTAACAGAAATTAGAGATTTATTAAAAAAATAG